ATCATCGTTGGCGAGGTCCGTGGCGAGGAGGGGCGGATGGCCTTCCAGGCCGCCCAGACCGGTCACCCAGTCATGCTGACCTTCCACGCCAGCGACATCGTCTCGATGATCCAGCGCTTTACCGGCGAACCCATCAACGTCCCCGAGACGTTCATGGACGTGGCCGACGTGGCGCTGTTCCAGAACCGCGTCAAGCAGGGCGACGACGTCCTCCGCCGTGTCACCTCCGTCCAGGAGATCGAGGGGTACTCAAAGGAGATGGACGGTGTCGTCACCCGGCAGGTGTTCAACTGGGACCCCGTCGAGGACGAGATCGTCTTCCAGGGGATGAACAACTCCTTCGTACTGGAAGAGCAGATCGCGACGCTGCTCGGGTACGAGGACACGCGTGACATCTACGACGACCTGGAGTTCCGGGCCGACATCATCAGGCGTGCGATCCAGGAGGGGATCACCGGCTACCACGAGGTCAACGACTTCATCAGTGACTTCCAGCGCGACGGCATCGAGGGGATTCCCTTCAACATGACCCGACCCGACTGACATGGCCCAGAGCGAAGCCGAGGGATTAGACCTCACGATCACCGAATTCGTCCAGGGATTGGCGGAGTCCTACCGCCAGATGGAGATCCCCCTGGAACGGTATCTCACCTACATCCTCGTCCCGTCGATCGTGTTCTTTCTCATCACGATCGGTGCGGGACTCCTGTTGCCGGTCCCGCTTACCATCCGCGCGCCGATCCCGCTGCTTGGCCTTCTCGTGCTCGCGTCGGCGGTGTTTTACCCGAAGATACTGCTGAGCCAGCGGAAAAGCGAACTCAACAACCGGTTTCACCTGATGGTCACGCACATGACCGTGCTGGCGACGACGAAGATCGACCGGATGGAGGTGTTTCGCACCCTGGCCGAGGAAGACGAGTACGGCGAACTCGCCATGGAGATGCACCGCATCGTCCAGTTGGTCGACACCTGGAACCAGAGCCTCGACGACGCCTGTCGGCGCCGGGCCAAGGAAGTGCCAAGCGACGCCGTCGCCGATTTCCTGGATCGGTTGGCCTACACGCTCGGGGCCGGCCAGTCCCTGGAGGACTACCTCCTCTCCGAGCAGGGACAGATCATCCAGCACTACACCACCGTCTACCGGAGTTCGCTGGACAGCCTGGAGGTCATGAAAGACCTCTACCTGTCGATGATCCTCTCGATGACGTTCGCGCTGGTGTTCGCGGTCGTTCTGCCCGTGTTGACCGGAACGAACCCGACGATGACCGTCAGCGCCGTCATCGTGATGTTCGTGTTCGTCCAGTCGGGCTTCTTCCTGGCGATCCGGTCGATGGCACCCTACGACCCGGTGTGGTTCCACCCAGTCGAATACCCCTCGCCGATCAAAGCGAAACTCGACCGGTCGATGTACGTCGGCGTCGGGCTATCGATGCTGTTGCTCTGTCTCTCGTTGGGCGGGATGACCGGTCTCTCGCCGGTCGGACTCAACGACCTCCTCTTCATGTTCCCACAGGTCCCGCTGCCGTTCTACGCGGCCGTCCCGATCACGCCGATGATCATTCCCGGGATCGTCTTCCGGCAGGAAGAGCAGAAGATCAAGGCCCGCGACCAGGAGTTCCCCAGTTTCATCCGGGCGCTCGGAGCCACCGAGGGAGCCAAGCAGTCGACGACCGGGCAGGTGTTGCGGACGCTGCGCAAGAAGGACTTCGGCCCGCTGACCCAGAACATCAACGACCTCTACAAGCGGCTGAACATGCGCATCGAGCCGACGGCGGCCTGGCGGTACTTCACCGCCGACTGTCGCTCGTATCTCATCCAGACGTTCTCGGAGATGTACCTCATCGGTCGTGAGATGGGTGGCTCGCCCAAACAGCTCGGTGAGCTCATCGCCGAGAACATGAACGAAGTGCTCCAGTTGCGCCAGAAGCGAAAGCAGGCCGCGACGACGCTGATCGGGCTACTGTACGGGATCACGGCGGCCTCGACGTTCGCCTTCTTCATCGGCTTACAGGTCGTCAACATCCTGGCACAGATGTCGCTGGATCTCAACGCCGGGAGCCGGCTGGACGTCAACTCGCTCATCAACACCAGCGTCTACAACATCCCGCTGATCGAGTTCCTACTGGTCATCATCATCATGTTCTCGGCGATGCTGTCCAGTCTGATGATCCGGACCGTCGACGGCGGCCACAAGGCGAACACCTTCATGCACTTCGTCATCCTCAGCTGGATCGGCGCCATCACGGGGACGTTCACGAAGTGGCTGGTGACCCAGTTCCTCCAGATCTGAGCCGTCGCCGGCGGGTCACCTCTCGAACCCGTCTTCCCACCGGAACAGCCCGTCACGCTGGACGACCGCACCGTCGACTTCCAGTCGGGACCCATCGCCCATGGTCGTGATGAGATCCTCGTGGACCGCGCTGTCGTTGCCGGCCACACCGTCGGGGAGACAGGCGTCGTAGGCCCGCCCCAGCGCCAGATGGACGGTCCCTCCCATCTTCTCGTCGAAGAGGATGTTGTCGGTGACGCGGTCGACGCCGCGGTTCATGCCGATCCCCAGTTCGCCGAGTCTGCGGGCCCCCTCGTCCGTCGAGAGCACCTCCTCGATCACGGCCGCCCCCTGTTCGGCGTCCCAGTCGACGACGACGCCGTCCTCGAAGGTCAGTTCGACGTCCCGGACGCGCCTGCCCTGGACGGTCATGGGGACGTCAAAGGTGACGACGCCCTCGGTGGCCTCGGGTGCGGTGAACACCTCACCGGAGGGGAGGTTATGCGAGTCGTAGGCGACGCTCGCCGCCGAATTGACCGCGATCCGGTCGGCGATGGACATGGTGAGGTCGGTTCCGTCGGCGACCAGTTGGACCTCGCTGCCGTCGTCGAGGATCTCTTTGAGGCGGGCCTGTTCCTCGGCCAGAGCTTCCCAGTCACGAAGGGTCGCGTCGTAGACGAAGTCCTCGTAGGCTTCGTAGGCCATGCCGGCCTGCTGGGCCATGGCCCGCGTGGGGTGCTGGGTCGATACCCAGTCGGTGTCCAGTCGGGCCTCTCGGATGCCCGCGCGGGCCTTGGCGTAGGCCTGCCGTCGGTCCCCGGGAACGTCTGCGCTGCCGGCGGTGTTGTTCGACCCCGACAGCGACAGGACGCTGTCGGCCCGTTCGTACAGTGCCAGCGCGTACTCCGGGTCGGTCGTGAACTCGCCGTCGGAGGCCCGCAGATACGCGCGAGTGATCTCGTCGCTGTCGTAGACCGAGAGCAGGTTCGCGCCGCACTCACCCAGTCGTTCGGCGACGGCGACTGCCAGATCGTGGGCACCCTCGTCGACCCGGACGACGACGTCGTCGCCGGGGTCGATGCGGGCGCTCCAGTCGACCAGAACCCGTGCGTGTTCACGGATGCGTTCGTCCATGCCAACGTCCACGCGCCCTGCCGTGGAAAACGTACCGTCCCGGCAGTCGGTTCCACCCGAAACCGGGGCGTCCACGCCCGGTTCGTCGGGGGTCCGAGCCGGCCGCTCACGATTCGGTCTCCAACAACCCTTCGACGCGGCGTTCGAACTCCGATTCGTCGATCTCACCCCGGGCGTATCGCTCACGAAGCGTCGCGACCGGGGTCGACTCAGTCGGTTGCGTCTCGGCGGATCGGTCGCCGGCCGCCGACCGCGTTCGCAACACGCCCAGCGTCAGCGGGAGTACCCCGCCGTACCCGATCGGGAAAGCGATCCACGCCCAGGAGACCCCGAGCGCGAGGCTGCCGAGTCCGACCAGTAGAATCAGCAGGGAGATGGTGCCAGTGACCAGACCGCCGGTCGCGATGTCGTCGTTCGTCTCCATACGACGGGGTACTGGCTGGAGCAACATAAAACTGAGTGAGTACTCACTAATCGGGTCGACAAAAACCACCACAGTTTCGCGGCCCCTGTCTGACCCCGATCCAGTCCTAACGGTCGGATATGAGTACGGCCGTCCCGACCCGAGTCCGTCCGGTCCTGGACGTCTTCGAGTCGACGAACCGTCCGCTGACTATCTCGCGGCTGGCGCTGGTGGCGGTGGCACTCGCTTTCGGTGCCCTGCGGCTGGCCGGCGTCTCGCTGTCGCTGCCGACACAGGCCGGGATCTATCTGTTCGGGATGGTCGCGTTGAATCTCCCCCACGGGGGCTACGAACACTTCGCGAACCTCCGGCGCCGTCGACTCACCTTCCGGTGGCACTATCTCGGGCTGTATCTCGCGCTCGTCGCCGCGTTCGCCGGCCTGTTCGTCCTCGCCCCGGTCGCGGGGCTCGCGCTGGCGATCGGCGTCGCGGTCGCGAAAGGGGGTCACGGCGGGCTCCGGGTGCTCGATGCGACGACCGGGACCGATCACCTCGACACACGGTTCCAGCGGGCGCTCGCCGTCGCTGTCCGGGGCGGTGCGGTGATGGCGGTACCGCTGTTTTGCTGGCCCGGCGTCTTCGAGGCCTTCAGCCACTACATGGTCGCGATCTTCGATCCCGGTGCGCTGGCCGACTACGCCGCCTACTTCGGGACGACTCGCTGGCTCGTCGGCGGCGGGTGGGCACTGGTGGCGATGACACACGTCGGACTCGGCTACGTCCGCGGTGGCGGACGGTCCTGGGTAGCCGACGCGGGCGAGACGGTCCTGTTGGGCGCGTACTTCGCCGTCGTACCGGTCGTCGTCGCCGTCGGGCTCTACTTCCCGCTGTGGTACTCGACACGGCAGGTGGGCCGCGACATCGCGGTCGACGACCGACGCGGGACCGGCGGCCCGGACTTGCTGGAGTTCGAGGAGCCACAGCGGATCGCGCTGGTCACCTGGGGACTGCTGCTGGCCGGGGCCGTCCTGACTTTCGCCATCGCGGGCCTGCTGTACCGGTTCGCGCCGAACCCGCTGGGGACGGCCTCGCCGCTGGTGGGTGGGGTCGCCTTCTGGAGCGTCTTCGTCTCGATCATCGCCCTGCCACACGTCGTCGTCGGCGCCTGGTTCGACCGCGAGCAGGGGATCTGGTTCGTCCCCTGATCACGGTCGGAACCGGAACCCCTACCTGCCCGCTCGTAGACCTGCCGGTATGGAACTTGGCGTCATCGGACTCGGACGGATGGGCCGGATCGTCGTCGACCGTGTCCTCGACGACGGTCACGACGTGGTCGTCTTCGATATCGACGAGGAAGCAGTCGCGGACGCCGCCGACGCCGGGGCACGCCCGGCCGACAGTATCGCCGACCTCGCGGACAGCCTCGGCGAGGAGAAACGCATCTGGCTGATGGTGCCGGCCGGCGACCCGGTCGACGCCGCACTCGACGAACTCGACGGCGTGGTCGACGACGCGGACGTGATCGTCGACGGCGGCAACTCCTACTTCGAGGACTCGGTTCGCCGTGCGGAGTCGACCGACGCCGCGTACCTGGACTGTGGAACCTCCGGTGGCCCCGCAGGGGCCGAACTGGGCTTTTCGCTGATGGTCGGCGGCCCCGAGTGGGCCTACGAGGAACTCACGCCGGTCTTCGACGCCGTCGCCACCGGCCCCGACGGCCACGACCGGATGGGACCGGCCGGCTCCGGTCACTACGTCAAGATGGTCCACAACGGCGTCGAGTACGCGCTGATGCAGACCTACGGCGAAGGGTTCGAACTGCTCGCGAACGGTCGCTACGACCTCGACCTGGAGGCCGTCGCGCGCACCTGGAACAACGGCGCCGTCATCCGCTCGTGGCTCCTGGAACTGTGTGAGGAAGCGTTCCGCGAGGAGGGGAACGATCTGGGCGACGTCGCCGACCGTGTCGAGGGTGGCTCGACAGGCACCTGGACCGTCCAGGAAGCCCTCGAACAGGAGATCCCGGTCCCGTTGCTCTACCAGGCGCTGGCCGAGCGGTTCGGCTCGCGGGCCGACGACGGCCGGTTCTCGCGGCGGCTGGCGAGTCGGCTCCGGTACGGCTTCGGTCGCCACGACGTGCCGCGGCGGTAGTACTCCCAGCGCCGTGATGACCGCGATCCGCGGGTGGACTCCGGTCGTCGGTCCCCCCGCGGCACCCCGGACGTGGTAGAACCGCCCGTCATTCTGCGGTGTCGGTACGGGCACTGAAACAACAGCTAATTAAATCAGTACTCCATAGGCGCGCACATGGTTGAACTCGTAGGTATCGGCGCGGGGGCCGCTCTCACCCTCATCGTAGTGGCCCTTCACTACGCGAAAGGGACTGGGTGGGAGGCCCCGGAGGACATCTCCCAAGAGGTCCTCGAACAGCGCGCTGCCACAGTTCCGGAGACGGACTTCCCCGAACCGTACAACCGGTCGATCGGCGGCGGCGGTGCCGCAGCGATCCCCGCCGGCGAGGCCGGCGAACTCGGTGAAGGCGAGGAAGAAGAGGAAGACGCCGGTTTCGACCCGGACGACATCGCCGACGACGAGGTCGAGTACTACGAAATCGAGTTCGAGAAGGAGGGCGAGACCATCGAGGTCGCCAACAACGAGACCATCCTCGACGCCGGCGAAGAGGAGGGCTGGGACCTCCCCTACGCCTGCCGGCAGGGCCAGTGTATCTCCTGTTCCGGTCAGATCCAGGACGGCCCCGCCGAGGAGTACATCCGGCACAGTCAGAACGACTCGCTGATGGACGACGACATGGACGAGGGTTACTGCCTGACCTGTGTCGCCTACCCCACCGCGGAGTTCAGCATCGAGACCGGCGAGTCCCCCTGACTACCGACGTTCACAACCGTTAAGACGAGCTATCCAGTACGGCGTATCGAGGGCGGCTAGTTCAGCGGACAGAACGCCTGGTTCCGGACCAGATGGTCGGGGGTTCAAATCCCTCGCCGCCCGTTGCTTGTCGCGAACAATTCGTGAGCGGCAGCAACGGGACCGAGGGATTTGAACTCTGGAAGTCGCAGCGCCGAGCGGAGCGAGGCGACCGCCTTCCTCCAGTTCAAATCCCTCGCCGCCCGTACAGCGAACCCGAGTTTTACGAGCGGTGAGCGAACCGACAGCGATGATTTGAACCCGAGGAGCCGCAGCGCCGAGCGAGGCGACCGTCCCCCATGCTCCGCGTTCTGGGGAAACAGCCATGAGAAACAACAGTGAGACGAAAGCCTCGGCAAGCGGATCAATCGAGAACGCGTCGGTAAACGATGAACCCGCCCACGACACTCACGAGCGCCATCAGGAACACGGCCGCCAACTCGCCATCGGGGATGGGAGCCAGTTGGATGAACTGTGCAGTCGTCAGCATGCCGCCGACGCCGATCAGCACGATGCCCAACAGAAGCACGCCGACCGCGAGCCAGCGGAGTCTACGTGGCATCCTGGGTCACACTAGACGGTTCTGGCGAACGGTAATGGTTTTTCCCCCGAGTGCCAACTTAGATCGGACGGCCGGTCACTGGAGGTCCGCCCGGGTAGCCTGTGCGAGGCTCCGTAGCAGGCGAGGGACCTCCCTGGCGTCGCTCGTCGGGCGTCGAATCGAGAGAAGCGCCACCGCCAGGGCTCGAACCTGGGACAACCTGGGTAACAACCAGGTGCTCTACCAACTGAGCTACGGCGGCTTGCTGCATCCGTGATTTGCTGGAGTTGGTAATTAGGACTTTCGCTTCCGGCGCGCATCGACACGCTTTCACGCACTCTGTGAGTACCGCGGGACATGAGCGACGAGTTCGACGCCGTCGTCGAGCGGGTCCGCGAGCGGGTCTCGCCCGACGACGACGAGCGCACCCGCCTCCAGCGGGTCGCCAGCGAAGTCCGGCGACGGGCAGCCGATGCCGTCGCGGACCTCCCGGTGACGGCCGAGATCGTCCAGGTCGGTTCGACCGCCCGCGGGACCTGGACCGCTGGGGACAGAGATATCGACGTCTTCGTCTGTTTCCCGCCGGAACTGGACCGCGAGACGCTGGAGGCGTACGGCCTGGAGGTCGGTCACGCAGTGGTGCCCGAGGGTCGCGAGGAGTACGCCGAACATCCCTACGTCGTCGGCGAGGTCGACGGATACGCCGTCGATCTGGTCCCCTGTTACGACGTGACCGACGCGACCGCGATCCAGTCGGCCGTCGACCGCACACCCTTCCACACCCGGTATCTGGAGAGCCGACTCGACGACCGTCTGGCCGGCGAAGTCCGGGTCACAAAGCAGTTCCTGAAAGGCATCGGCGTCTACGGGAGCGACCTCCGGACGCGTGGCTTCTCGGGGTACCTGACGGAGCTCTTGATCGTCGAGTACGGTGGCTTCCGGACGTTCGTGGAAGCGGCAGCCGACTGGCAGCCGCCGGTCGAGTTCGACCCCGAGGACCACGCCGAGGCGGCGTTCGACGACCCGCTCGTGGTCGTCGACCCGACCGATCCCGAACGCAACGTCGCGGCGGTCTGCTCGGCGCGGAACGTCGCGCGGCTTCAGCACTACGCTCGGGACCTGCTCGGGGACCCACGCGAGTCGCTGTTCACCGCCAGCGAACCCGAGCCCTACGATATCGACGACGTTCGGACAGCCATCGAGCGCCGCGGGACGACGCCGGTCGCCCTCCGGTTCGAGACGCCCGACGTCGTCGCGGACCAACTCTGGCCACAACTGGAGAAGTCCCTGACCGGACTGACGGAAGAACTGGAACGGCGGGGATTCGACGTGTTCCGGTCGGCGGCCTTTGCCGACGACCGGTCGGTGCTACTCGTTGAACTGGCCGTTGCCGAGCGGCCGGCAGTCGAGCGCCACGAGGGGCCGCCGGTCCACGTCCGCCAGCACGCAGCGGGGTTCTACGAGTCCTACGCCGACGCCGACGTTGCCGGCCCGTTCGTCGACGGCGACCGATACGTCGTCGAACGTGAGCGGGAGTTTACGACTGCCGCCGACTTCCTCGACAGCGACGCCGTCTTCGACGTGCGCTTGGGTCCACATATCGAGTCGGCACTCGACGACGGCTACGACTGTCTTGTCGGCCAAGAACTCACGACGCTCGTCCCGGCCTTCGGCGTCGACCTGGCTCGTTACTTCGATCCGAAGCCCTGAGCGGCCAGTTCGTCCAGGACAGCGCGGGCGTCCTCGTCGACCTCGCCGTCTGGGGTGACGGGTTCGTACCCGTCGAACACCTCGTGGACGGTCGTGATCGAGTCCGCGAGCGTGTCCAGCCCGTAGCCGCCTTCCAGCACGAACCCGAGACCGGCACCGCAGTCGTCGGCCAAGGTCCGCATCCGCTGGGTCATCGCGCCGTACCCCTCCGTCGTGACCCGCATCCGCGAGATGGGGTCGTGTTCGTGGGCGTCGAAGCCGGCGCTGATGAGCAACAGATCGGGATCGTAGTCGGCGATCGCCGGCGCGATACAGTCGTCGATCGCCGCCAGGTAATCCGTCGTGTCGGCACCGGGTTCGTACTTGACGTTGAGGGTCGTCCCCTCGCCGTCACCGGCTCCGGTCTCCTCGATAGCACCGGTGCCGGGATAGAGCCCGTCCTCGTGGATCGAAGCGTAGAAGACGTCCCCACGGTCGTAAAAGATGTCCTGGGTACCGTTGCCGTGATGGACGTCCCAGTCGAAGATCGCGACCCGGTCGGCCTCGCGTTCCAGGGCGGCCTGTGCGGCGACGGCGGCGTTGTTGATGAAGCAGAACCCCATCGCGTCGTCTTCGACCGCGTGGTGGCCCGGTGGCCGACCGAGCCCGAAGGGGGTGTCACGGCCGTCGAGCCCACCGAGTGCGGCCTCGGCGGCCCACACCGCGGTGCCGGCCGACGCCAGCGCCGCGCTCCAGGTCGCCTCGACGGCGACAGTGTCGGCGTCCCAGTTTCCCCCACCGTCGTCACAGAAGACCCGGAACTCGTCGATGTAATCGCTGTCGTGGACGCTCCTGACGAGGTCCGTGTCCGCGTCGTTGGCAGCGACGTACTCGACGCCGTGGCGGTCCTTGAGCGCACGGCGTACCGCCCGGAGTCGGTCGGGACTCTCGGGATGGCGCGGGCCGGTGTCGTGGTCGAGACAGACCTCGCGGTAGCCGAAGTTCATTCAGAGTCAGTAGTACTGCGCGAGTTCGAAGTACGCCTCGATGTCCTCGCCTTTGATCGTCCGTCGGCCGGCGTGTCGGGCGAGCGTCGCGGCGGCGGTCGCCGTGTCGTCGGCGAACGCCTCCAGAAGCTCGGCCAACGCGACGCGTGCGTCCATCGACACCCGGTAATCGTCGTCGATATCGAGCCGAGCGATACGGTCGACCGGTGCCACTGGTAGTTCGAGCGCGTCCTTGTCGGGGATCTGATCGACGCCGAAGTCCTCGGGCATCAACGTTTTTCGCCCGTCCGTGGTCGCCTCGGTGGCCGCATCGACCGCAAGCGACGACCCACGTGTCTGGATCCTGCGCGCCAGTTCCTCGGCCGCCTCGGCGCTCACTCGCAGCCCGTCCGCGTTTCGCCGGATAACGGCGTCGACCGGCGCGAACGGTAGCTCGACACTCATACCCACATTCGGGAGTGTTGCGGTCTTAAGGGTTTCCGTAGCGGCGTTGGTCGGCGCAGAGCCGTCGAGTGGAGACCGGGCTATCAGGTGGCGTGAACGGGCTGTCAGAACACGTCGTCGGCGTCGATGCGGTCCTCGTCGGTCGAGTGTCCCCGGACGGTGACTTCCTGGCCGAGTTGGACACGCTCGTCGGTCTCGACGGTCCGGGTCTCGGTCCCGTCGTCCAAGATGATCGGATTGCCGGTCTGGACGACCGTGCCGGTGAACTCGACCTGCTGGCCGGTGACCGAGCCACCGTCGGCCGACGCATCGGCCACGGACCCGGAATCGGCCTCGGCCTCGGTCCCCGACGCTGGGGTGTCTTTGCCCGCCTCGCCATCGGCGAACTGTCCCAGTCCCGCGTTCTCCTCGTCGCCACCCGCGGAGCTGGTCACGTCGACCGTGTCTTCGAGGACGACGACCGTCGACGCCCAGTTCGCGGAGGCTTCCTTGTCGTCTTTCCAGCCGTCCTGGATCTCGACATCGGCGGCGAGCACCTCGTCACCCGGCCCGATCTCCTTGTCGGCTTTCTCACCCCACAGTGCGATTCGGATATCGCCCGTACCGTCCTGGACGCGGATGTTCCGGACCTGTCCCTCACCGCCGTCGTCCCGATCGAAAGTCCGTTTCGGGTCCGCCGATCGGACGACGCCGGCGATGTCGACCGTCTCGCCGATCTGGACGGCGGTAATATCGTCGGCGTCGGGCTCGAACGCGACCGACTCGTCGATCTCGTCGACCGCACCACCGTCCCCGACGTGGAGTTCGAGCGAGCCCTCGCGCTC
Above is a window of Haloarcula halophila DNA encoding:
- the flaJ gene encoding archaellar assembly protein FlaJ, translating into MAQSEAEGLDLTITEFVQGLAESYRQMEIPLERYLTYILVPSIVFFLITIGAGLLLPVPLTIRAPIPLLGLLVLASAVFYPKILLSQRKSELNNRFHLMVTHMTVLATTKIDRMEVFRTLAEEDEYGELAMEMHRIVQLVDTWNQSLDDACRRRAKEVPSDAVADFLDRLAYTLGAGQSLEDYLLSEQGQIIQHYTTVYRSSLDSLEVMKDLYLSMILSMTFALVFAVVLPVLTGTNPTMTVSAVIVMFVFVQSGFFLAIRSMAPYDPVWFHPVEYPSPIKAKLDRSMYVGVGLSMLLLCLSLGGMTGLSPVGLNDLLFMFPQVPLPFYAAVPITPMIIPGIVFRQEEQKIKARDQEFPSFIRALGATEGAKQSTTGQVLRTLRKKDFGPLTQNINDLYKRLNMRIEPTAAWRYFTADCRSYLIQTFSEMYLIGREMGGSPKQLGELIAENMNEVLQLRQKRKQAATTLIGLLYGITAASTFAFFIGLQVVNILAQMSLDLNAGSRLDVNSLINTSVYNIPLIEFLLVIIIMFSAMLSSLMIRTVDGGHKANTFMHFVILSWIGAITGTFTKWLVTQFLQI
- a CDS encoding aminopeptidase, encoding MDERIREHARVLVDWSARIDPGDDVVVRVDEGAHDLAVAVAERLGECGANLLSVYDSDEITRAYLRASDGEFTTDPEYALALYERADSVLSLSGSNNTAGSADVPGDRRQAYAKARAGIREARLDTDWVSTQHPTRAMAQQAGMAYEAYEDFVYDATLRDWEALAEEQARLKEILDDGSEVQLVADGTDLTMSIADRIAVNSAASVAYDSHNLPSGEVFTAPEATEGVVTFDVPMTVQGRRVRDVELTFEDGVVVDWDAEQGAAVIEEVLSTDEGARRLGELGIGMNRGVDRVTDNILFDEKMGGTVHLALGRAYDACLPDGVAGNDSAVHEDLITTMGDGSRLEVDGAVVQRDGLFRWEDGFER
- a CDS encoding SHOCT domain-containing protein, producing METNDDIATGGLVTGTISLLILLVGLGSLALGVSWAWIAFPIGYGGVLPLTLGVLRTRSAAGDRSAETQPTESTPVATLRERYARGEIDESEFERRVEGLLETES
- a CDS encoding Brp/Blh family beta-carotene 15,15'-dioxygenase, giving the protein MSTAVPTRVRPVLDVFESTNRPLTISRLALVAVALAFGALRLAGVSLSLPTQAGIYLFGMVALNLPHGGYEHFANLRRRRLTFRWHYLGLYLALVAAFAGLFVLAPVAGLALAIGVAVAKGGHGGLRVLDATTGTDHLDTRFQRALAVAVRGGAVMAVPLFCWPGVFEAFSHYMVAIFDPGALADYAAYFGTTRWLVGGGWALVAMTHVGLGYVRGGGRSWVADAGETVLLGAYFAVVPVVVAVGLYFPLWYSTRQVGRDIAVDDRRGTGGPDLLEFEEPQRIALVTWGLLLAGAVLTFAIAGLLYRFAPNPLGTASPLVGGVAFWSVFVSIIALPHVVVGAWFDREQGIWFVP
- the gnd gene encoding phosphogluconate dehydrogenase (NAD(+)-dependent, decarboxylating) gives rise to the protein MELGVIGLGRMGRIVVDRVLDDGHDVVVFDIDEEAVADAADAGARPADSIADLADSLGEEKRIWLMVPAGDPVDAALDELDGVVDDADVIVDGGNSYFEDSVRRAESTDAAYLDCGTSGGPAGAELGFSLMVGGPEWAYEELTPVFDAVATGPDGHDRMGPAGSGHYVKMVHNGVEYALMQTYGEGFELLANGRYDLDLEAVARTWNNGAVIRSWLLELCEEAFREEGNDLGDVADRVEGGSTGTWTVQEALEQEIPVPLLYQALAERFGSRADDGRFSRRLASRLRYGFGRHDVPRR
- a CDS encoding 2Fe-2S iron-sulfur cluster-binding protein: MVELVGIGAGAALTLIVVALHYAKGTGWEAPEDISQEVLEQRAATVPETDFPEPYNRSIGGGGAAAIPAGEAGELGEGEEEEEDAGFDPDDIADDEVEYYEIEFEKEGETIEVANNETILDAGEEEGWDLPYACRQGQCISCSGQIQDGPAEEYIRHSQNDSLMDDDMDEGYCLTCVAYPTAEFSIETGESP
- the cca gene encoding CCA tRNA nucleotidyltransferase, which codes for MSDEFDAVVERVRERVSPDDDERTRLQRVASEVRRRAADAVADLPVTAEIVQVGSTARGTWTAGDRDIDVFVCFPPELDRETLEAYGLEVGHAVVPEGREEYAEHPYVVGEVDGYAVDLVPCYDVTDATAIQSAVDRTPFHTRYLESRLDDRLAGEVRVTKQFLKGIGVYGSDLRTRGFSGYLTELLIVEYGGFRTFVEAAADWQPPVEFDPEDHAEAAFDDPLVVVDPTDPERNVAAVCSARNVARLQHYARDLLGDPRESLFTASEPEPYDIDDVRTAIERRGTTPVALRFETPDVVADQLWPQLEKSLTGLTEELERRGFDVFRSAAFADDRSVLLVELAVAERPAVERHEGPPVHVRQHAAGFYESYADADVAGPFVDGDRYVVEREREFTTAADFLDSDAVFDVRLGPHIESALDDGYDCLVGQELTTLVPAFGVDLARYFDPKP
- a CDS encoding histone deacetylase family protein, which translates into the protein MNFGYREVCLDHDTGPRHPESPDRLRAVRRALKDRHGVEYVAANDADTDLVRSVHDSDYIDEFRVFCDDGGGNWDADTVAVEATWSAALASAGTAVWAAEAALGGLDGRDTPFGLGRPPGHHAVEDDAMGFCFINNAAVAAQAALEREADRVAIFDWDVHHGNGTQDIFYDRGDVFYASIHEDGLYPGTGAIEETGAGDGEGTTLNVKYEPGADTTDYLAAIDDCIAPAIADYDPDLLLISAGFDAHEHDPISRMRVTTEGYGAMTQRMRTLADDCGAGLGFVLEGGYGLDTLADSITTVHEVFDGYEPVTPDGEVDEDARAVLDELAAQGFGSK
- a CDS encoding histone produces the protein MSVELPFAPVDAVIRRNADGLRVSAEAAEELARRIQTRGSSLAVDAATEATTDGRKTLMPEDFGVDQIPDKDALELPVAPVDRIARLDIDDDYRVSMDARVALAELLEAFADDTATAAATLARHAGRRTIKGEDIEAYFELAQYY
- a CDS encoding single-stranded DNA binding protein, with protein sequence MGAIEEIYADVEADVSEEKFREAVEQKVEQMGGLADEETAAMLIAHELSEGEVNSVADIEPGMEEVKFLAKVMSVGELRTFERDGEDEDGRVINVDVADETDSVRLAFWDEQAVSIDEGQLTVGEVLRIKGRPKDGYNGLEVSVDKAEPDDEATIDVDPAGGSTIDSLTLGQGDVTLRGLVLDTDSIRTFDRDDGSEGRVANLTLGDETGRVRVTLWDDRADRAEELSAGTAVEVVDGYVREREGSLELHVGDGGAVDEIDESVAFEPDADDITAVQIGETVDIAGVVRSADPKRTFDRDDGGEGQVRNIRVQDGTGDIRIALWGEKADKEIGPGDEVLAADVEIQDGWKDDKEASANWASTVVVLEDTVDVTSSAGGDEENAGLGQFADGEAGKDTPASGTEAEADSGSVADASADGGSVTGQQVEFTGTVVQTGNPIILDDGTETRTVETDERVQLGQEVTVRGHSTDEDRIDADDVF